A genomic stretch from Coffea arabica cultivar ET-39 chromosome 10c, Coffea Arabica ET-39 HiFi, whole genome shotgun sequence includes:
- the LOC140015940 gene encoding uncharacterized protein, with protein MSVTTWKMTELLRESDAVSMSVNSEVLSLRPLLAPKVQTTNLLAGFQFVHEVFTIVVNQQEHLAMLLFAPETEQYDGPLIKVPCRTKDMPDWKWVQELITGYPLRILENCQIIVDNFMRLCENIVQNNYIPQNPYKYMSIEELLAMTLVMLSHSTCTQVVVERFQHWTETIHRNVAEVFLGLCRFPQRIIRPTQIDGMHPQIRYSTMYYPWFKDAIGARDGTHISTSIPTTEQMTYTNRWEDSAHNA; from the exons ATGTCGGTGACGACGTGGAAAATGACAGAGCTGTTGAGGGAGTCTGATGCTGTGTCGATGTCGGTAAACTCTGAAGTGTTATCTCTGCGTCCTCTTTTAGCTCCTAAAGTGCAGACCACAAATCTTCTTGCTGGGTTCCAATTTGTCCATGAGGTCTTCACCATTGTTGTTAATCAGCAGGAGCATCTAG CAATGCTGCTATTTGCACCAGAAACGGAACAATATGATGGACCTCTTATCAAAGTGCCTTGTCGCACCAAAGATATGCCAGATTGGAAGTGGGTGCAGGAGCTAATAACAGGTTATCCTCTACGTATATTGGAGAATTgtcaaataatagttgacaatTTCATGAGGCTTTGTGAAAATATTGTGCAAAATAACTACATTCCACAAAATCCCTATAAGTATATGTCAATCGAGGAGTTACTGGCCATGACTCTAGTTATGTTGAGTCATAGCACGTGCACTCAAGTTGTGGTTGAGAGATTTCAACATTGGACGGAAACCATCCACAGAAATGTGGCTGAAGTATTTTTGGGGCTATGTAGATTTCCACAAAGGATTATTCGACCAACACAAATAGATGGTATGCATCCACAAATAAGATATAGTACCATGTATTATCCTTGGTTCAAG GACGCCATTGGTGCTAGGGATGGCACTCATATATCTACTTCGATTCCTACAACAGAGCAAATGACATACACTAATAG ATGGGAGGATAGCGCACACAATGCTTGA
- the LOC140015941 gene encoding uncharacterized protein, with product MGYLVWNEDSMGQGFKRVVLETDSKVSLETIDKAPTESPLLVQVNRIQSLGDRQWQCELTHQWREGNLSADCLAKSALNLEAGVQELAFPPTELRKWLAYDVVGVTTPRLVAM from the coding sequence ATGggctatttggtttggaatgaagATAGCATGGGACAAGGGTTCAAGAGAGTGGTCCTTGAGACGGACTCTAAAGTGAGTTTAGAGACTATTGACAAAGCGCCAACGGAGAGCCCCCTTCTGGTACAAGTCAATCGAATCCAGAGCTTAGGGGATAGGCAATGGCAATGTGAGTTAACTCATCAATGGAGGGAGGGTAACTTGAGTGCGGACTGTTTAGCTAAGAGTGCTTTGAATCTGGAGGCGGGAGTCCAAGAGCTAGCATTTCCTCCTACAGAGTTGAGGAAGTGGTTGGCATATGATGTAGTAGGTGTTACTACGCCTAGATTAGTTGCTATGTAA